A genomic segment from Glycine soja cultivar W05 chromosome 20, ASM419377v2, whole genome shotgun sequence encodes:
- the LOC114402633 gene encoding germin-like protein subfamily 1 member 7, with protein sequence MKVFYFFVVLLALASSVAFGYDPSPLQDFCVAINDTKTGGLYGVFVNGKFCKDPKFAYADDFFFGGLGPGNTANPQGSKVTAVTVNEILGLNTLGISLARIDFAPKGLNPPHTHPRGTEILVVLEGTLYVGFVASNQNDNRLFTKVLYKGDVFVFPIGLVHFQQNIGYGNAVAIAGLSSQNPGVITIANAVFGSKPPISDEVLAKAFQVDKNVIDYLQKQFGYNNKVNGKHN encoded by the exons atgaaggtttTTTACTTCTTCGTTGTGCTATTGGCTTTGGCATCCTCCGTTGCCTTTGGTTATGATCCAAGCCCCTTGCAAGACTTTTGTGTGGCTATCAATGATACCAAAACTGGTGGTCTATATGGAG TGTTCGTGAATGGAAAATTTTGCAAGGATCCTAAGTTTGCTTATGCTGATGATTTCTTCTTTGGTGGATTGGGACCCGGAAACACTGCAAACCCACAAGGATCAAAGGTGACAGCTGTCACAGTTAATGAAATATTAGGGCTCAACACACTTGGTATATCCTTGGCACGCATAGATTTTGCACCAAAGGGTTTGAACCCTCCACACACTCACCCTCGAGGGACAGAGATTCTTGTAGTCTTGGAAGGTACCCTCTATGTCGGTTTTGTTGCGTCCAATCAAAACGACAACCGTTTATTCACCAAAGTGCTGTACAAGGGTGATGTGTTTGTGTTTCCCATTGGTCTCGTTCACTTCCAGCAGAACATAGGTTATGGAAATGCTGTGGCCATTGCTGGTCTTAGTAGCCAAAACCCTGGAGTTATTACCATTGCAAATGCTGTGTTTGGATCTAAACCTCCTATCTCTGATGAAGTTCTCGCCAAAGCTTTTCAAGTGGACAAAAACGTAATCGACTACCTTCAGAAACAATTCGGGTACAACAACAAAGTTAACGGGAAACATAATTAA
- the LOC114402409 gene encoding germin-like protein subfamily 1 member 13 gives MKVVYFFVVLLALASSIAFAYDPSPLQDFCVAINDTKTGVFVNGKFCKDPKLAKAEDFFFPGLGPGNTSNPLGSKVTAVTVNEILGLNTLGISLARIDFAPKGLNPPHTHPRGTEILVVLEGTLYVGFVASNQNDNRLFTKVLNKGDVFVFPIGLIHFQQNIGYGNALAIAGLSSQNPGVITIANAVFGSKPPISDEVLAKAFQVGKNVIDYLQKQFWYNNS, from the exons ATGAAGGTTGTTTACTTCTTCGTTGTGCTATTGGCTTTGGCATCCTCCATTGCCTTTGCTTATGATCCAAGCCCCCTGCAAGACTTTTGTGTGGCTATCAATGATACCAAAACTGGTG TGTTCGTGAATGGAAAATTTTGCAAGGATCCAAAGCTTGCTAAGGCTGAAGATTTCTTCTTTCCTGGATTGGGACCCGGAAACACTTCAAACCCCCTAGGCTCAAAGGTGACAGCTGTCACGGTTAATGAAATATTAGGGCTCAACACACTTGGCATTTCCTTGGCACGCATAGATTTTGCACCAAAGGGTTTGAACCCTCCACACACTCACCCTCGAGGGACAGAGATTCTTGTAGTCTTGGAAGGTACCCTCTATGTTGGCTTTGTTGCGTCCAATCAAAACGATAACCGTTTATTCACCAAAGTGCTGAACAAGGGTGATGTGTTTGTGTTCCCTATTGGGCTCATTCACTTCCAGCAAAACATAGGTTATGGAAATGCTTTGGCCATTGCTGGTCTTAGTAGCCAAAACCCTGGAGTTATTACCATTGCAAATGCTGTGTTTGGATCTAAACCTCCTATCTCTGATGAAGTTCTTGCCAAAGCTTTTCAAGTGGGCAAAAACGTAATCGACTACCTTCAGAAGCAATTCTGGTACAACAATAGTTAG